The following proteins come from a genomic window of Populus alba chromosome 12, ASM523922v2, whole genome shotgun sequence:
- the LOC118031186 gene encoding ras-related protein RABF2b, with the protein MATTGNKNINAKLVLLGDVGAGKSSLVLRFVKGQFVEFQESTIGAAFFSQTLAVNDATVKFEIWDTAGQERYHSLAPMYYRGAAAAIIVYDISNQASFERAKKWVQELQAQGNPNMVMALAGNKADLLDARKVTAEATQVYAQEYGLFFIETSAKTATNVNDIFYEIAKRLPLVQPAPNPSGMVLMDRPTERTASASCCS; encoded by the exons GTGCTTCTCGGGGATGTTGGTGCTGGGAAGTCCAGTCTCGTATTGCGTTTTGTCAAAGGACAGTTTGTTGAGTTTCAG GAATCAACCATAGGTGCTGCCTTTTTCTCGCAAACATTGGCTGTCAATGATGCAACTGTAAAATTTGAGATTTGGGACACAGCAGGCCAGGAGAGATACCACAGCCTGGCTCCAATGTACTACAGGGGAGCTGCTGCAGCAATCATTGTGTATGATATATCTAATCAG GCCTCATTTGAGCGGGCGAAAAAATGGGTTCAAGAACTTCAGGCACAAG GCAACCCAAATATGGTTATGGCACTTGCAGGGAACAAAGCTGATTTGCTGGATGCAAGGAAGGTTACTGCTGAGGCAA CACAAGTTTATGCCCAGGAATATGGCCTTTTCTTTATTGAAACATCAGCAAAAACTGCAACCAATGTCAATGACATTTTCTATGAAATAG CAAAAAGACTACCTCTAGTACAGCCAGCACCAAACCCTTCTGGTATGGTTCTTATGGATAGACCTACTGAAAGGACAGCAAGTGCATCTTGCTGCTCTTAA